In a single window of the Acipenser ruthenus chromosome 20, fAciRut3.2 maternal haplotype, whole genome shotgun sequence genome:
- the LOC117425388 gene encoding sulfotransferase 1 family member D1-like yields the protein MENVKSWEGSRCSFGQIKGVPLLEPTVQNWELVENFRAQPDDLLIATYPKAGTTWTQEIVDLILNDGDAEKCRRAPTHKRMPFLEMFPVPPLESGVSQLDKMPSPRVIKTHLPIQLVPQSFWDNNCKVIYMARNAKDSVVSYFYFDRMNRIQPDPGPWDQYLHKFMHGQLCCGYWYDHVKGYWREKETKRILYLLYEDMKENPRDEVIRVMRFLEHPLPDDIIDRIIELTSFSTMKENPMANYSTIPDSVFDRSVSTFMRKGEVGDWLNHFSPEESRLFDEHYEKMMSGTSIPFRTQL from the exons ATGGAGAATGTGAAGAGCTGGGAGGGTTCTAGGTGCTCCTTCGGCCAGATAAAGGGGGTGCCTCTGCTGGAGCCCACCGTACAAAACTGGGAGTTAGTGGAAAACTTCAGAGCACAGCCAGATGACCTGCTGATAGCCACATACCCCAAAGCAG GCACCACCTGGACTCAGGAGATTGTTGATCTGATCCTGAACGACGGAGACGCAGAGAAATGCCGTCGAGCACCGACACACAAGCGCATGCCCTTCCTGGAGATGTTCCCTGTCCCCCCCTTAGAGTCTG GTGTCAGTCAGCTGGACAAGATGCCCTCACCTCGCGTCATCAAGACCCACCTGCCCATTCAGCTGGTCCCCCAGTCCTTCTGGGACAACAATTGCAAG GTGATCTACATGGCCCGCAATGCGAAGGACAGCGTGGTGTCGTACTTCTACTTCGACCGAATGAACCGCATCCAGCCTGACCCCGGGCCCTGGGACCAGTACCTTCACAAGTTCATGCATGGACAGC TGTGCTGTGGCTACTGGTACGACCACGTGAAGGGTTACTGGAGGGAGAAAGAGACGAAGAGGATTCTCTACCTGCTATACGAGGACATGAAGGAG aacccTCGGGACGAGGTCATCCGTGTGATGCGCTTTCTGGAGCACCCGCTGCCTGATGACATCATTGACCGGATCATTGAGCTCACTTCCTTTTCGACGATGAAAGAGAACCCAATGGCAAATTACTCCACCATCCCAGACAGCGTGTTCGACCGCTCAGTCTCCACATTCATGAGGAAAG GGGAAGTGGGGGACTGGCTGAACCACTTTAGCCCTGAAGAGAGCAGGCTCTTCGACGAGCACTATGAGAAAATGATGTCTGGAACCTCCATTCCATTCCGAACCCAACTCTGA